The genomic segment GGACTGGTAGCCGGATCCTGCTTTGTGACGTCCTGTGCCTCCTAATAAGCTCGCCGGGCCTTAGGTGAGTGCCCCCTCAATTAGTGGCGAGGAGTTGCCGCCGCGTACACTCACACAAAATACCACACTATATTTAATGATAATTGATGGGAAGACGTACCTCCCacagaaagaataaatacactTGAGGTCACCACTTGAGGTTGGCGGATAGGGTTGTGGGTGCCGTAGGAGGCGTGCCAGCGGGTGTGGTCGGGGCGTCGCAAGGTCCTGGTCGCGTTTCGTCGGTATATAAGGTGGCGAGGAGCAACCAGCGGCAGACCAGATCTCAGACGCTCTACCGACGACATGAATCCTCTGGTGAGTGTTATTGTCCTCAGCTGCTCGTTTTCCGTCACAATAGTTGGAAAAGGGAGGGTGTGAAGTAGAGAGCCTGTGTAGGACTACTGACACTGCAATATATGGGCGAGCAAAACACACTCATTATTGTAACTACACTCTATCACCATTTTTTATTTGGTCTGGCATCAAAATCACAGTTGGCTACAAAATTCCGCTATATTTGCCACATATACATACAAGGTGTCCCATAAGTTTGAACccatagaggaaaaaagatacaaCGTTGTGATGTTAAAGCTTTCGGGAACTTTCAGGTGACTACGAGCTCCAGAAAGAATAGTAACTTGAATCCTCTCCTATCTAGTCAGTAACATGGGTtatttgagtaaaaaaaaaaaaaaaatcatatggaTCCAGACTATGGGgcacccggtgtgtgtgtgtgtctatgtgtgtgtgtgtatgtgtgtgtatgtgtgtgtgtgtgtgtatatatatatatatatatatatatatatatatatatatatatatatatatatatatatatatatatatatatatatatatatatatatatatatatatatatagagagagagagagagagagagagagagagagagagagagagagagagagagagagagagagagagagagagagagagagagagagagagagagagagagagagagagagagagagagagagagagagagagagagagagagagagagaaaggcggggAATGTACGTACATGTATAGATGTGCGCCATGTACATTGTTTTCAATATCGGAGCAGGAGACTCACTGCTAACTGGCTGCAATAACCGATGTCACCAATCTGTGTGCAGGTGTTGGTGCCGCTGCTGGCTGCGGCCTGTGTCGCCGCTCCTGCGGAAAACTACGCGACCCACGTGGTGCAGCACGCCGCCGCGGTGGTGCCTCTCGCGGCCCACCATGAGGTGACAGCACATGTCCCTGTGGGAGTGGAGCACCATACGGTGGGTAAGGCGGTGGCCGTGGCCCCCGCCGTGGTGCCCGCCGTGCCGGGCTACACCGTGGACGGAGAGGTGCGCCATGTGACCCACGATCTGCCCGAGCCTGAGAAAGTGGAAGTAGACGTggactctctccccgttcttgcCGCCCCCGCAACTTACGCAGGCCCATACACCGTGCCCCACGCCCACCTCCCTTAcgccctcccccaccaccatgTTCAAGTCGCTCCTGCCCACGTAGCACCTGCAGCCATCACTTACTCCAACGTCAATCTCAACGTGCCCGCGCCTGTGCCCTCTGGAGACGCCCCTGCCCCAGAGGAACTGGTGCAGCGCATCCCTGTCAAGGCTCTGGGCCGCCCAGAGGTGACCTACACACCTCAGGTGACTGAAGTCAGGCCGGAACTCAAAATCATCGAGAAGAGTTACGACGTGCCCGTGCCCAAGCCCGTGTACAAGACCCAGCACGTCACCCCCGTGCACCACAAGTACGTGGCTGAGCCCTACGCCGTGCCCCAGCCTTACGCCGTGCCCCAGCCCTACGCTGTGCCTCAGCCCTACCACGTGCACCACCATGTTGCTGCCGCACCTGCCGTGCACGCGGTGCACGCCGCGCCTGCCGTGTATGCTGCACCCACCAAATGGTGAAGTGATCGTCGTCGTCCATCCCTGCGTCTCCCTCGGCAGGCTCGTCAGCACCACTGCCCCGCCAGTGGCTGAGTGACGCCGCCTGCCGCTGTATTCGTAGCCAAATTTAGCAGGCTTCTTTAGAGTCCATGGCCCAAGACTGAATGTAAAACAGAATTTCCACTTTCATTTGCAATTAAATCATGAATTTATGACTCACACAATGAGATTTAAATGACCTGTGATAAGTGCATAAGACGCCTTCCCTGCTCGACTTATTTAGTGAAAGTCAAGGCGTGCGTGAGGGCGTGACACCTGCCTGGCCAGACAACTTCCCCACGCCTACACCgaccacattaacacacacacacacacacacacacacacacacacacacacacacacacacacacacacacacacacacacaagaagactACCTTGGGGATTCGggatgaaacaaacaaaaagagagaagatgtCAGGGTGTGGCTCAGGGATGTCactggggagagggagacggagcaGGGATGTAacggggggagagggaggagctcTAGTCCAAACTGAGGCGTCTTCACTCCCACGCTATCCCTTATTTGCGaaagacacactcactcacacacacacacacacacacacacacacacacacacacacacacacacacacacacacacacacacacacacacacacacacacacacacacacacacacacacacacacacagtcgattaaatgagtgaaaatacaacaaaacctTCTGGTAATCAAGTTTTCAAGGTTAACTGCTGaacaaaaaggagggaaaggaacgagggaggaaaagaatgaagggaggaacgaCGAGACGTACAggatgggagagggatgggagagaagggGCGAGGCGACACAAGGTTGATCTCGAGCCACACCCAATCTGGaccatttctctctccgtccctcacTCTGAAAACTGAGACTATTCATTACTCACACACTCGCAACATTGCCTTCCTTCATCGCAGTTCGTattaaaggtgaaaaaaataatacatgccGTGCAATGTGATGATTGACACGTACATTTTCAAAACATTTCTCTTAAAGGGCAGCTGTTCAAAATACAAGGGAGAAATTACCTAAGTCCTCTTGTTTCTTGCCTGATAATCTCCTCAACcctttcactcctttttttctacatctttctttaattattagCCACTTTGACACACTTTATTAGTTTCCAAACATTATACGAG from the Portunus trituberculatus isolate SZX2019 chromosome 48, ASM1759143v1, whole genome shotgun sequence genome contains:
- the LOC123498955 gene encoding E3 ubiquitin-protein ligase RNF12-B-like: MNPLVLVPLLAAACVAAPAENYATHVVQHAAAVVPLAAHHEVTAHVPVGVEHHTVGKAVAVAPAVVPAVPGYTVDGEVRHVTHDLPEPEKVEVDVDSLPVLAAPATYAGPYTVPHAHLPYALPHHHVQVAPAHVAPAAITYSNVNLNVPAPVPSGDAPAPEELVQRIPVKALGRPEVTYTPQVTEVRPELKIIEKSYDVPVPKPVYKTQHVTPVHHKYVAEPYAVPQPYAVPQPYAVPQPYHVHHHVAAAPAVHAVHAAPAVYAAPTKW